One window of the Thiohalophilus sp. genome contains the following:
- a CDS encoding SRPBCC family protein yields MARQLTLLLLLCLCAPLPAGEVLHSQVRRDGDHFLIHLQMRIDAPPGRVYQLLSDYARLDQLSNVIIRSRILERNGNRQRIEVISEGCVLMFCRRVTQVQVATALGQGYIRLIDDPEHSDFQSGRTLWHIAPADDGTHVTLSADLQPRFWVPPVIGTAIFKHKLLNESTTLINNLEQQARHAP; encoded by the coding sequence GTGGCCCGACAACTGACTCTCCTGCTGTTGTTGTGCCTGTGCGCGCCGTTGCCCGCCGGCGAAGTGCTGCACTCGCAGGTGCGCCGCGACGGCGATCACTTTCTTATTCATCTGCAAATGCGCATCGATGCCCCGCCCGGGCGGGTTTATCAACTCCTCAGCGATTACGCCCGGCTCGATCAGCTGAGTAATGTGATCATCCGCAGCCGGATCCTCGAGCGCAACGGCAATCGGCAGCGCATCGAGGTGATCAGCGAGGGCTGCGTGCTGATGTTCTGTCGACGAGTCACCCAGGTCCAGGTCGCCACCGCGCTGGGACAGGGTTATATCCGCCTGATCGACGACCCCGAGCACAGCGATTTTCAATCGGGCCGCACGTTGTGGCATATTGCCCCGGCCGACGACGGCACCCACGTGACTCTCAGCGCCGATTTGCAGCCGCGCTTCTGGGTCCCGCCGGTCATTGGCACCGCGATCTTCAAGCATAAACTGCTCAACGAAAGCACCACCTTGATCAACAACCTGGAGCAACAGGCCCGGCATGCCCCCTGA
- a CDS encoding AsmA family protein, with protein sequence MRAFFKIVLITLLAIVLLLLATIAVVTLVIDPNDYKEQISETVEAQTGRQLSIPGEINWSFFPWLGVELGEVRLGNAPGFEPETFAAVQQVEVRIRLWPLLFAELEVGQILLDGLEVTLQRNAAGVSNWDDLLQPAPAQAPTTPEARQASGPPPLAALAVAGLDIRQARIVWDDRSSGQHFTVDPLNLSLGRVALATPVPLQADFRLQSRNPQLDGRGKLSLQFTAHLERQQLLLEDLQFQTDLNSPLLPGGQGEARLAGPRILLDLARQTATAEALSLRSFDLRLQADIEASRILQTPRYQASVALAPFSPTTLLQQLQIELPPMADDEALRTAQLNAEISGDTQQATVSDLFVRFDESELSGEVAISNFSSPAITYALRLNQIDVDRYLPPATDSNTPAASVNETPATQSKPAAATPATAATATATLIPAEVIRPLDIDGTLRIDRLKAMNLHSREIRITTRARDGRVRLHPLGAQLYEGNYSGDIRLDVTGDTPRLNLDESLSGVQIGPLLQDLWGDDKLRGRTDLSLTLSATGNDPQAIRQSLSGNSRFAVHEAEVKDIDMAQLQKVVNEIDNDIKAVINAPNLLEAQNRLDQVQRKFDNIKNPAADNASYFSQISGTVNIKNGLARNDDLQARLPFGRIRGEGTFDLVRLYSDYTAFIKLTSKGEVDQGKTYAQMDRTPFMIHFKGPVDDLTPRPDFSAYLRSEGQKALDDIEEQAKAELKKKADEKVEEEKDKLKQKLDEKAGDMLKNLFK encoded by the coding sequence ATGAGAGCCTTTTTTAAAATCGTATTGATTACCCTGCTGGCGATCGTCTTGTTGCTGCTGGCAACCATCGCAGTGGTCACCCTGGTCATCGACCCGAATGATTACAAGGAGCAGATCAGCGAGACCGTCGAGGCGCAAACCGGTCGCCAGCTGAGTATTCCCGGGGAGATTAACTGGAGCTTCTTCCCCTGGCTGGGGGTGGAGCTGGGCGAGGTCCGCCTGGGTAACGCGCCGGGCTTTGAACCCGAAACTTTCGCCGCCGTGCAACAGGTCGAGGTCCGCATCCGCCTGTGGCCGTTGCTGTTTGCCGAGTTGGAGGTCGGCCAGATCCTCCTCGACGGGCTGGAGGTCACCCTGCAACGCAATGCGGCCGGTGTCAGCAACTGGGACGATCTGCTGCAACCGGCTCCCGCGCAAGCACCAACCACCCCCGAAGCGCGGCAAGCTTCCGGCCCGCCACCGCTGGCCGCGCTGGCGGTGGCCGGGCTGGACATTCGTCAGGCGCGCATCGTCTGGGACGATCGCAGCAGCGGGCAGCACTTTACCGTGGACCCGCTCAACCTGAGTCTCGGGCGCGTGGCCCTGGCCACCCCCGTCCCCCTGCAGGCGGACTTTCGACTGCAAAGTCGCAACCCGCAACTGGATGGTCGGGGCAAGCTGTCGCTGCAGTTCACCGCCCACCTGGAGCGCCAGCAATTGCTGCTCGAAGATCTGCAGTTTCAGACCGATCTGAACAGCCCGTTGCTGCCCGGCGGCCAGGGCGAGGCGCGACTGGCCGGTCCGCGTATCCTGCTGGATCTGGCCCGACAAACCGCCACGGCCGAAGCCCTGTCGTTGCGCAGTTTCGATCTGCGCCTGCAAGCGGATATCGAGGCCAGCCGGATTCTGCAAACCCCCCGTTACCAGGCCAGCGTGGCACTGGCTCCGTTCTCGCCCACAACATTGTTGCAACAACTGCAGATCGAACTGCCGCCGATGGCCGACGACGAAGCCCTGCGCACGGCGCAACTGAACGCGGAGATTAGCGGTGACACTCAACAGGCCACGGTCTCTGATCTGTTTGTCCGGTTTGACGAGAGTGAGCTGAGCGGTGAAGTGGCCATCAGCAACTTCTCATCACCCGCGATCACCTACGCACTGCGGCTCAATCAGATCGATGTGGATCGTTATCTGCCGCCCGCGACCGACAGTAATACCCCGGCCGCGAGTGTGAATGAAACACCCGCCACGCAAAGCAAACCCGCTGCCGCGACACCGGCGACCGCGGCGACGGCAACCGCGACACTGATTCCGGCTGAGGTGATTCGCCCGCTGGACATCGACGGCACGCTGCGCATCGATCGGCTCAAAGCGATGAACCTGCACTCCCGCGAGATTCGCATTACCACCCGGGCCCGGGATGGCCGGGTACGGCTGCATCCACTGGGGGCGCAACTGTACGAGGGCAACTACAGCGGGGATATCCGCCTGGATGTGACCGGCGATACCCCGCGGCTCAACCTGGATGAGAGTCTCTCGGGCGTTCAGATCGGCCCGCTACTGCAGGATCTGTGGGGCGACGACAAGTTGCGTGGACGCACCGATCTGTCACTGACCTTGAGCGCCACGGGCAATGACCCGCAGGCCATTCGTCAAAGCCTGAGCGGCAACAGCCGGTTTGCCGTACACGAGGCCGAAGTCAAAGACATCGACATGGCGCAACTGCAAAAAGTCGTCAACGAGATCGACAATGACATCAAGGCCGTCATCAACGCCCCCAACCTGCTGGAAGCCCAAAACCGCCTGGACCAGGTTCAACGGAAGTTCGACAACATCAAGAACCCGGCGGCGGACAACGCCAGTTACTTCTCACAGATTAGCGGCACGGTGAATATCAAAAACGGCCTGGCGCGCAACGATGATCTGCAGGCCCGCCTGCCGTTTGGCCGGATTCGGGGTGAAGGGACGTTTGATCTGGTGCGGCTTTACAGCGACTACACGGCCTTTATCAAACTGACCTCCAAAGGCGAAGTCGATCAGGGCAAGACCTACGCGCAGATGGATCGCACCCCGTTCATGATTCATTTCAAGGGCCCCGTCGACGACCTGACACCCCGGCCGGACTTCAGCGCTTACCTGCGCAGCGAAGGCCAAAAGGCACTCGATGACATCGAAGAGCAGGCCAAAGCCGAACTGAAAAAGAAAGCGGACGAGAAAGTCGAAGAAGAAAAAGACAAGCTGAAACAGAAACTGGATGAGAAAGCTGGCGACATGCTCAAGAATCTGTTCAAGTAA
- the cysQ gene encoding 3'(2'),5'-bisphosphate nucleotidase CysQ gives MELAGEYWHNTRQHSATQVSCPPMSLSQQLDELIEPVKKIAYEAGRRIMVIYEQGFSVEEKHDNTPLTEADLAAHEAVEAGLQALTPRLPILSEESIPASFDERRDWQRYWLVDPLDGTREFIKRNGEFTVNIALIDNHEPVLGVVYAPVIGALYYAARGLGARKRSGLDDAHAIRVREHCPDRMVIAGSRSHQTPEFKNFIAQLDNYEIISMGSALKSCLVAEGTADLYARLGPTSEWDTAAAQCIVEEAGGCMTDTNMQPLRYNTKEELLNPHFLVFGDRSINWAEYLQ, from the coding sequence GTGGAGTTGGCCGGTGAATACTGGCACAATACGCGCCAGCATTCGGCTACCCAGGTGTCTTGCCCGCCCATGAGCCTCTCGCAACAACTTGATGAATTGATTGAACCGGTGAAAAAGATCGCCTATGAAGCCGGCCGGCGTATCATGGTGATCTATGAACAGGGTTTTTCGGTCGAGGAAAAGCATGACAACACCCCGTTGACCGAGGCCGATCTGGCCGCCCACGAAGCGGTGGAAGCGGGATTGCAGGCGCTGACCCCCCGGCTGCCGATCCTCTCGGAAGAATCCATCCCGGCCAGCTTTGACGAGCGCCGCGACTGGCAGCGCTACTGGCTGGTGGACCCGCTCGACGGGACCCGCGAGTTCATCAAGCGCAATGGCGAGTTCACCGTGAACATTGCCCTCATCGATAACCACGAGCCGGTACTGGGCGTGGTCTATGCGCCGGTGATCGGCGCCCTCTATTATGCCGCCCGCGGACTGGGCGCCCGCAAGCGCAGCGGACTGGATGATGCGCACGCCATCCGGGTGCGGGAGCACTGTCCCGACCGGATGGTGATCGCCGGCAGTCGCTCGCACCAGACCCCCGAGTTCAAGAATTTCATCGCCCAGCTCGATAATTACGAAATCATCAGCATGGGCAGCGCGCTCAAATCCTGCCTGGTGGCCGAAGGTACGGCCGATCTGTATGCTCGTCTGGGGCCGACTTCGGAATGGGATACCGCGGCGGCGCAGTGTATTGTGGAGGAGGCCGGCGGCTGTATGACCGATACCAACATGCAGCCGCTGCGCTATAACACCAAGGAAGAGTTGCTCAATCCCCACTTCCTGGTCTTCGGCGATCGCTCGATCAACTGGGCCGAATATCTTCAGTGA
- a CDS encoding sensor domain-containing diguanylate cyclase codes for MRNNALLDENRQLRRKLKAYEANASRNEQKLRRFQDHELRFISASGVHELLEAIFSEYRDEFRLDALTLVLIDPEYEIRRVMENLDITTRSHPDLLFVEDAAPLQAYFNEHFHPRLGSCNESCYQFLFPNTNTLPSSMALFPLVRQGKLIGSLNIGSYEPQRYTQGVATDFLERLAAIVAVCLESAINNEKLKLLGLLDPLTGVHNRRYFDERLEEETDRCLREQVALSCLFLDIDHFKQFNDNHGHHIGDLVLRDVASLIKRQMRSSDVMARFGGEEFAALLVRTDKQEAMDIAERIRTSIARHQPRDADGQPLQITISIGCASLAGNPDVAPQPAAQHLLQQADKALYRAKQSGRNRIDYLLAKTCELRNRSA; via the coding sequence ATGCGCAACAACGCTCTGCTCGATGAAAACCGCCAGTTACGGCGCAAACTCAAGGCCTACGAGGCCAATGCCAGTCGTAACGAACAGAAGCTGCGGCGTTTCCAGGATCATGAGCTGCGCTTTATCAGTGCCAGTGGTGTACATGAACTGCTGGAAGCCATATTCAGTGAATACCGTGACGAATTTCGCCTCGATGCTCTCACACTTGTATTGATTGATCCCGAATACGAGATCCGCCGTGTTATGGAGAATCTCGACATCACAACCCGGAGTCATCCGGATCTGTTATTTGTGGAGGATGCCGCGCCGCTGCAGGCCTATTTCAACGAGCACTTCCACCCGCGACTTGGCAGCTGTAACGAATCCTGTTACCAGTTTCTGTTCCCCAATACAAACACACTGCCTTCGAGCATGGCCCTGTTTCCCCTGGTACGTCAGGGAAAACTCATTGGCAGCCTGAATATCGGCAGTTATGAACCGCAACGCTATACTCAGGGCGTCGCCACCGACTTTCTCGAGCGGCTGGCGGCGATTGTCGCCGTTTGCCTGGAAAGTGCGATTAACAATGAAAAACTCAAATTACTCGGTTTGCTCGATCCTCTTACCGGGGTACATAACCGTCGCTATTTCGACGAACGTCTCGAGGAGGAGACGGATCGCTGTCTGCGCGAGCAGGTCGCGCTAAGCTGCCTGTTTCTGGATATCGATCACTTCAAGCAGTTCAATGACAACCACGGTCATCATATCGGTGATCTGGTCTTGCGTGATGTGGCGTCATTGATCAAGCGACAGATGCGCTCCAGTGATGTGATGGCGCGCTTTGGCGGGGAGGAATTTGCCGCCCTGCTGGTACGTACGGATAAACAGGAAGCCATGGACATTGCCGAGCGCATTCGCACCTCGATTGCCCGGCATCAGCCGCGGGACGCGGATGGTCAGCCGTTACAGATCACCATTTCCATCGGTTGTGCCAGCCTGGCCGGCAATCCGGATGTTGCTCCCCAGCCTGCCGCACAGCATTTATTACAGCAGGCCGACAAGGCGCTGTACCGGGCCAAACAGTCCGGCCGCAACCGTATCGATTATTTACTCGCAAAAACGTGCGAGCTCAGGAATCGATCTGCCTGA
- a CDS encoding ATP-binding protein → MLQKQLDHFVAYLKTTRMWSNPDFSQAVARLVIWLFAFAHIGAGIHTGYYPDNTFQYYLFAAIFLVYTLIVLVSVFVYPDSRLRPYVTIPLDIVAISTAMIVTDAGPFSPYFLFYPWIYIGYGVRYGRGELFSATAASVIAFLFILIYSDTWYSHYIDAIAYIIFLMALPFYLNVMIGRIKTARMDADKANRAKSEFLTTMSHEIRTPMSGIIGMTELLDKTNLDEKQREYVSNLKEASTTLHSIINDVLDLSKIEAGKYNFQYTRFDLETVCHGVTNIFSPSAAEKGINIDCQIDKSLPRYFIGDPNRLRQILLNLISNAIKYTDKGSVHVQVTQRRRQDAIYLVHFEVRDTGIGIDESKLAHIFDPFYQCHNEHPAQKSGTGLGTTISYSLVLAMGGKMGVTSQPGEGTCFWFGLPLAAADDQQKSYDNEQTTRPIETEKANLHVLLAEDSEINAKVITTFLRMDGHQVTHVKDGNQALSTLIKKPFDLVLMDMRMPGLNGIEVTRAWRKQEPDGQHTPIIALTANATTEDRKNCLAAGMDHFLSKPVSHDTLQAVINELFETSTDESHAQQRSAR, encoded by the coding sequence ATGCTACAGAAACAACTCGACCATTTTGTCGCCTATCTGAAAACCACACGTATGTGGTCCAATCCGGACTTCAGCCAGGCCGTCGCCCGACTGGTTATCTGGCTGTTTGCCTTTGCCCATATCGGTGCCGGAATCCACACCGGTTACTACCCGGATAACACCTTCCAGTACTATCTGTTTGCGGCAATTTTCCTGGTCTACACCCTGATCGTGCTGGTCAGTGTCTTTGTCTATCCGGATTCACGCCTGCGGCCCTACGTTACCATCCCGCTGGACATCGTCGCCATCAGCACAGCCATGATCGTAACCGATGCGGGCCCCTTCAGTCCCTATTTTCTCTTCTATCCCTGGATTTATATCGGCTACGGAGTCCGCTATGGCCGTGGAGAACTGTTTTCCGCGACCGCGGCCAGCGTGATTGCTTTTTTGTTCATCCTGATTTACAGCGACACCTGGTATTCCCATTATATCGACGCTATTGCGTATATCATCTTTCTCATGGCATTACCGTTTTACCTTAATGTCATGATTGGCCGGATCAAAACCGCACGCATGGACGCCGACAAGGCCAATCGCGCCAAGAGCGAATTTCTTACCACCATGAGCCATGAAATCCGTACGCCGATGAGCGGCATCATCGGCATGACCGAACTGCTCGACAAAACAAATCTCGATGAGAAACAGCGCGAGTATGTCTCCAACCTGAAAGAAGCCTCGACCACCCTGCACTCGATCATCAATGACGTACTGGACCTTTCCAAGATCGAGGCCGGCAAATATAACTTCCAGTATACCCGCTTCGATCTGGAAACGGTGTGTCATGGCGTTACCAATATTTTTTCTCCCTCCGCGGCGGAAAAGGGGATCAACATTGATTGCCAGATCGACAAGTCGCTGCCGCGCTATTTTATCGGCGACCCAAACAGGCTGCGCCAGATTTTGCTCAACCTGATCAGCAATGCGATAAAATATACTGATAAAGGCAGCGTGCACGTACAGGTCACGCAACGCCGGCGCCAGGATGCAATCTATCTGGTTCATTTTGAAGTCCGGGATACCGGAATCGGCATCGACGAATCAAAACTGGCCCATATTTTCGATCCCTTTTATCAATGCCATAATGAACATCCTGCGCAAAAATCCGGCACCGGACTGGGAACCACTATATCCTATAGTCTTGTCCTGGCCATGGGCGGTAAAATGGGGGTCACCAGCCAACCCGGAGAAGGCACCTGTTTCTGGTTTGGCCTGCCGCTGGCAGCCGCCGATGACCAGCAGAAAAGTTATGATAACGAGCAAACAACCCGACCCATTGAAACAGAAAAAGCCAACCTGCATGTCCTGCTGGCCGAAGACAGTGAGATCAATGCCAAAGTTATAACCACTTTTCTGCGCATGGATGGCCACCAGGTTACGCATGTTAAGGACGGCAATCAGGCGTTAAGCACTCTGATTAAAAAGCCATTTGATCTCGTCCTGATGGACATGCGCATGCCGGGACTCAATGGTATCGAGGTCACCCGTGCCTGGCGCAAACAGGAGCCCGATGGACAACACACCCCCATCATCGCACTGACGGCCAATGCCACTACCGAGGACAGGAAAAACTGCCTGGCGGCGGGGATGGATCATTTTTTGTCCAAGCCGGTCAGCCACGACACCTTGCAGGCGGTGATTAACGAACTTTTCGAAACATCAACGGATGAGAGTCATGCGCAACAACGCTCTGCTCGATGA
- the pip gene encoding prolyl aminopeptidase encodes METLYPAIKPYVTHSFAVEAPHILHVEECGSPEGIPVLFVHGGPGSGCEAYHRQFFDPEKYRIILFDQRGAGYSSPHASLDNNTTPALVADMEALRKYLGIEQWVLFGGSWGSTLSLVYAEAHPERVLGLILRGIFLCRAEEIQWFYQHGAHRIFPDYWEEYLRPIPPEERDDMLGAYYRRLIGNDDIARLTAAKSWSLWEGRAATLRPSKGVLNHFGDTHTALSLARIEAHYFMHNAFLRDNQILEEAGRLKDIPGYIVHGRYDMICPLENAWQLHRAWPRAELSIIADAGHAASEPGMVDALVRATRSMADELASV; translated from the coding sequence GTGGAGACCCTGTATCCGGCGATCAAGCCCTATGTAACGCACAGCTTCGCCGTCGAGGCGCCGCACATCCTGCATGTGGAGGAGTGCGGCAGCCCCGAGGGAATTCCCGTGCTGTTCGTCCACGGTGGGCCGGGTTCGGGGTGTGAGGCCTATCACCGGCAATTTTTTGATCCGGAAAAATACCGCATCATCCTGTTCGATCAGCGTGGTGCGGGATATTCCTCCCCGCACGCTTCGCTGGATAATAACACCACTCCGGCACTGGTGGCGGACATGGAAGCGCTGCGCAAGTATCTGGGCATCGAACAGTGGGTCCTGTTCGGTGGCTCCTGGGGTTCAACCCTGTCTCTGGTCTATGCCGAAGCCCATCCCGAACGGGTGCTGGGTCTGATTCTGCGCGGTATTTTTTTGTGCCGGGCTGAGGAAATCCAGTGGTTTTATCAGCACGGTGCGCACCGCATATTTCCCGATTACTGGGAAGAATATCTGCGGCCGATTCCGCCAGAAGAGCGGGATGACATGCTGGGCGCCTATTACCGGCGCCTGATCGGCAATGATGATATAGCGCGGCTAACGGCCGCCAAATCCTGGTCGTTGTGGGAAGGACGGGCGGCGACGCTGCGGCCCAGCAAAGGGGTGCTGAACCATTTCGGGGATACCCACACGGCGCTCAGCCTGGCCCGGATCGAAGCCCACTATTTTATGCATAACGCCTTTTTGCGCGATAACCAGATCCTGGAAGAGGCCGGGCGTCTCAAGGATATCCCCGGCTACATCGTGCACGGCCGGTATGACATGATCTGTCCGCTGGAGAATGCCTGGCAGTTGCACCGCGCCTGGCCGCGTGCCGAGCTGTCGATCATTGCCGATGCCGGTCATGCGGCCTCGGAGCCGGGTATGGTCGATGCCCTGGTGCGCGCAACACGCAGTATGGCCGACGAACTTGCCTCGGTATGA
- the dtd gene encoding D-aminoacyl-tRNA deacylase encodes MIALIQRVSTAAVHARGELIGEIGSGLLALIGIEQGDGQPQVERLLQRLLGYRVFADAQGKMNLGLQETRGGLLLVPQFTLAAETRKGMRPGFSRAAAPDEGERLFNLLLELACQQHAPVATGDFGADMQVSLVNEGPVTFWLQVPPDAQ; translated from the coding sequence ATGATTGCCCTGATCCAGCGTGTCAGCACGGCCGCGGTGCATGCCCGGGGTGAGCTGATCGGGGAGATTGGCTCCGGGTTGCTGGCGTTAATCGGTATTGAGCAGGGGGATGGTCAGCCCCAGGTCGAGCGGCTTTTGCAACGCCTGCTCGGCTACCGGGTATTTGCCGATGCACAGGGTAAAATGAATCTGGGCTTGCAGGAGACCCGCGGCGGCCTGTTGCTGGTGCCGCAATTCACTCTCGCGGCAGAGACCCGCAAGGGAATGCGTCCGGGTTTCAGCCGGGCCGCGGCACCCGATGAAGGCGAGCGGCTGTTCAATCTGTTGCTGGAGCTGGCCTGCCAGCAACACGCCCCCGTCGCCACGGGAGATTTCGGGGCGGATATGCAGGTCAGCCTGGTCAACGAGGGGCCGGTGACTTTCTGGCTTCAGGTTCCGCCCGATGCGCAATAA
- the mutY gene encoding A/G-specific adenine glycosylase: protein MPPDSHAATFSARLLDWFERHGRHDLPWQAGRSAYPVWVSEIMLQQTQVATVIPYFERFMARFPDIRALADAELDEVLHLWTGLGYYARARNLHRAAQQIRDSHDGRFPADFEQVLALPGIGRSTAGAILAQAQEQRFAILDGNVKRVLARYHAVDGWPGEKAVENRLWELAEHYTPARRVRDYTQAIMDLGATICRRRQPDCPTCPLADGCQARQQDNPHDYPGRKPRKALPVRQTTMLILQNSAGEVLLEQRPPAGIWGGLWSFPECPPDTPAAQWCTSQLGLETGELSPQPRLRHTFSHYHLDIQPLRGRITGQNSRVMEPSKRVWYNTRRPDERGLPAPVKALLQELAATSD from the coding sequence ATGCCCCCTGATTCCCACGCCGCCACATTCAGCGCCCGGCTGCTCGACTGGTTCGAACGCCACGGCCGTCACGATCTGCCCTGGCAAGCGGGACGCTCCGCCTACCCGGTGTGGGTGTCGGAGATCATGCTGCAGCAGACCCAGGTGGCCACGGTGATCCCCTATTTCGAGCGCTTCATGGCCCGCTTCCCTGACATCCGCGCGCTGGCCGATGCCGAACTGGACGAGGTGCTGCACCTGTGGACCGGGCTGGGGTATTACGCCCGGGCACGCAACCTGCACCGGGCGGCGCAGCAGATCCGGGATTCGCACGACGGCCGGTTCCCGGCCGATTTCGAGCAGGTACTGGCCCTGCCCGGCATCGGCCGCTCTACTGCCGGCGCCATTCTGGCCCAGGCCCAGGAGCAACGTTTTGCGATTCTCGACGGCAACGTCAAACGGGTCCTCGCCCGCTATCACGCCGTGGACGGCTGGCCGGGCGAAAAAGCGGTGGAGAACCGCCTGTGGGAGCTGGCCGAGCACTATACCCCGGCGCGCCGGGTTCGCGACTATACCCAGGCGATCATGGATCTGGGTGCCACCATCTGCCGGCGTCGCCAGCCCGACTGCCCCACCTGCCCGCTGGCGGACGGTTGCCAGGCGCGCCAGCAGGACAATCCCCACGATTACCCCGGGCGCAAACCGCGCAAGGCGCTGCCGGTGCGCCAGACCACCATGTTGATCCTGCAAAACAGCGCCGGCGAGGTGCTACTGGAGCAGCGTCCGCCAGCGGGTATCTGGGGCGGACTGTGGAGCTTTCCCGAATGTCCGCCCGATACCCCGGCGGCCCAGTGGTGCACCAGCCAGCTGGGCCTGGAGACCGGTGAATTGAGCCCGCAACCGCGACTCCGCCATACCTTCAGTCATTACCATCTGGATATCCAGCCGCTGCGCGGGCGCATCACGGGGCAGAATTCACGAGTTATGGAACCGAGTAAAAGAGTCTGGTATAACACACGCCGGCCTGACGAACGGGGCCTGCCCGCGCCGGTCAAGGCCCTGCTGCAGGAACTGGCCGCCACATCCGATTAA
- the yrfG gene encoding GMP/IMP nucleotidase: protein MLDWNSIDTVLLDMDGTLLDLNFDTYFWTEHVPQRYAEKHAMEIEAAKQALYPVFRRIEGTLNWYCVDYWSETLDMDIAALKAEIDHLIAIHPYVTDFLDQLHQHGKTSVLVTNAHPKSLQLKFERTALHNHIEHVVCSHEFGIPKEEQDFWHRLHDRFPYHNARTLLIDDSLPVLRSARQYGIGHLLAVKHPDSQLPPKDVEEFEAVRCYSEIMPR, encoded by the coding sequence ATGCTTGACTGGAATTCCATCGATACCGTACTGCTGGATATGGACGGCACCCTGCTGGACCTGAATTTCGACACCTATTTCTGGACCGAGCATGTCCCGCAGCGCTATGCCGAAAAACACGCCATGGAAATCGAGGCGGCCAAGCAGGCGTTATACCCGGTGTTTCGCCGCATCGAGGGGACGCTCAACTGGTACTGTGTTGATTACTGGAGCGAGACGCTGGATATGGATATCGCCGCGCTCAAGGCGGAGATCGATCACCTGATTGCCATTCACCCCTACGTGACCGACTTTCTCGATCAATTACACCAACACGGCAAAACCAGTGTGCTGGTGACCAACGCCCACCCCAAGAGCCTGCAGCTCAAGTTCGAGCGTACCGCCCTGCACAATCACATCGAGCATGTGGTCTGCTCGCACGAGTTCGGCATCCCCAAAGAGGAGCAGGATTTCTGGCACCGCCTGCACGACCGGTTTCCCTACCACAATGCCCGCACCCTGCTGATCGACGACAGCCTGCCGGTCCTGCGCTCGGCGCGCCAGTACGGCATCGGCCATCTGCTGGCGGTCAAGCACCCGGACAGCCAGCTGCCGCCCAAGGATGTGGAGGAATTCGAGGCCGTACGCTGCTACAGCGAAATCATGCCCAGGTAA
- a CDS encoding YkgJ family cysteine cluster protein, protein MSVKQTIPVKLTPENKCSFCPGTKCCNYITQEIDTPRSIDDFDHLLWQLAHANIQAYKDEDGWFLVVMTRCNHLQNDGNCGIYETRPQVCRDYSNDYCEFDAPAEEGFEYYFQTYTELDNYCRKRFKSWDKRFK, encoded by the coding sequence ATGTCTGTCAAACAAACAATCCCCGTCAAACTGACCCCCGAGAACAAATGCAGCTTCTGCCCCGGGACCAAGTGTTGTAATTACATCACCCAGGAGATCGACACACCGCGTTCGATCGATGATTTCGATCATCTGCTCTGGCAGCTGGCCCATGCGAATATTCAGGCCTACAAGGATGAGGACGGCTGGTTCCTGGTGGTGATGACCCGCTGCAATCACCTGCAAAACGATGGCAACTGCGGTATTTACGAAACCCGGCCACAGGTCTGTCGGGACTACAGCAACGACTACTGCGAATTCGACGCCCCGGCGGAGGAAGGGTTTGAGTACTATTTTCAAACCTACACCGAGCTCGACAACTACTGCCGCAAGCGCTTCAAGAGCTGGGACAAACGGTTTAAATAA
- a CDS encoding oxidative damage protection protein has protein sequence MARMVHCAKLNKEAEGLDMPPYPGELGKRIYENVSKEAWQMWIQQQTMLINEYRLSPMNPEHRKMLEDQMEKFFFGEGAETPEGYVPPSA, from the coding sequence ATGGCCCGCATGGTGCATTGCGCGAAACTCAACAAAGAAGCCGAAGGGCTGGATATGCCTCCCTATCCGGGCGAACTGGGCAAACGGATCTACGAGAACGTCTCCAAGGAAGCCTGGCAGATGTGGATCCAGCAGCAGACCATGCTGATCAACGAATACCGCCTCAGCCCCATGAATCCCGAGCACCGCAAAATGCTCGAGGACCAGATGGAGAAATTCTTCTTCGGTGAAGGCGCCGAGACCCCCGAAGGCTACGTCCCGCCCTCCGCCTGA